The following coding sequences are from one Anopheles merus strain MAF unplaced genomic scaffold, AmerM5.1 LNR4000118, whole genome shotgun sequence window:
- the LOC121601569 gene encoding histone H2B has translation MAPKTSGKAAKKSGKAQKNISKSDKKKKRKTRKESYAIYIYKVLKQVHPDTGISSKAMSIMNSFVNDIFERIAAEASRLAHYNKRSTITSREIQTAVRLLLPGELAKHAVSEGTKAVTKYTSSK, from the coding sequence ATGGCACCCAAAACCAGTGGAAAAGCTGCAAAGAAGTCTGGCAAAGcccagaaaaatatttccaagtccgacaagaaaaagaagcgcaaGACCCGCAAGGAAAGCTACGCTATTTACATCTACAAAGTGTTGAAGCAAGTTCACCCGGATACTGGCATCTCTTCGAAGGCCATGAGCATCATGAACAGTTTCGTCAACGATATCTTCGAACGCATTGCTGCCGAGGCATCCCGCTTGGCGCACTACAACAAACGTTCGACGATCACGTCCCGCGAAATCCAAACCGCTgttcgtctgctgctgcctggtgAGCTTGCCAAGCACGCCGTCTCTGAAGGAACGAAGGCTGTCACAAAGTACACCAGCTCGAAGTAA
- the LOC121601552 gene encoding uncharacterized protein LOC121601552: MARTKQTARKSTGGKAPRKQLATKAARKSAPATGGVKKPHRYRPGTVALREIRRYQKSTELLIRKLPFQRLVREIAQDFKTDLRFQSSAVMALQEASEAYLVGLFEDTNLCAIHAKRVTIMPKDIQLARRIRGERGGKVKGKAKSRSNRAGLQFPVGRIHRLLRKGNYAERVGAGAPVYLAAVMEYLAAEVLELAGNAARDNKKTRIIPRHLQLAIRNDEELNKLLSGVTIAQGGVLPNIQAVLLPKKTEKKSTALTLQSIHHIHSGDGLTLGVFSVSDRITDHILKKHFQHATGFLVDEAGDTFHSSTPSQTADGGLVMMSTGFFIIQRSTFLKRTRSLSAQRNLRSRSEMARTKQTARKSTGGKAPRKQLATKAARKSAPATGGVKKPHRYRPGTVALREIRRYQKSTELLIRKLPFQRLVREIAQDFKTDLRFQSSAVMALQEASEAYLVGLFEDTNLCAIHAKRVTIMPKDIQLARRIRGERA; this comes from the exons ATGGCTCGTACCAAGCAAACCGCTCGTAAATCGACTGGAGGTAAGGCTCCTCGCAAGCAGCTGGCCACCAAGGCTGCTCGTAAAAGTGCCCCAGCCACCGGAGGAGTGAAGAAGCCGCATCGTTACCGTCCGGGAACGGTGGCCCTCCGAGAAATCCGTCGCTACCAGAAGTCGACCGAGCTGCTCATCCGCAAGCTGCCCTTCCAGCGCTTGGTGCGTGAGATCGCCCAGGACTTCAAGACTGATCTCCGTTTCCAGAGCTCAGCCGTGATGGCGCTGCAGGAAGCCAGCGAGGCGTACCTGGTTGGTCTGTTCGAAGACACGAATCTGTGCGCCATCCACGCCAAGCGCGTCACCATCATGCCCAAGGACATCCAGCTGGCCCGTCGCATCCGCGGAGAGCGT ggaggaaaggtaAAGGGAAAGGCAAAGTCCCGCTCCAACCGTGCCGGTCTTCAGTTCCCCGTTGGCCGTATTCATCGTCTCCTGCGCAAGGGTAACTATGCCGAGCGCGTCGGTGCCGGAGCGCCCGTGTATCTGGCAGCCGTCATGGAGTACTTGGCCGCTGAAGTGCTTGAGTTGgccggaaacgctgcccgTGACAACAAGAAGACGCGCATCATCCCGCGTCATCTGCAGCTGGCCATCCGCAACGACGAGGAGTTGAACAAGCTGCTGTCCGGAGTAACCATCGCTCAGGGTGGTGTGCTGCCCAACATTcaggccgtgctgctgcccaagAAGACCGAAAAGAAG AGTACGGCCCTGACGCTTCAGAGCATACACCACATCCATAGCGGTGACGGTCTTACGCTTGGCGTGTTCAGTGTAAGTGACCGCATCACGGATCACATTCTCAAGAAACACTTTCAGCACGCCACGGGTTTCCTCGTAGATGAGGCCGGAGATACGTTTCACTCCTCCACGCCGAGCCAAACGGCGGATGGCGGGCTTG TCATGATGAGCACAGGATT tttcaTCATTCAACGTTCAACTTTTCTCAAAAGAACACGTTCGCTCAGTGCTCAACGAAACCTACGCTCCCGAAGTGAAATGGCTCGTACCAAGCAAACCGCTCGTAAATCGACTGGAGGTAAGGCTCCTCGCAAGCAGCTGGCCACCAAGGCTGCTCGTAAAAGTGCCCCGGCCACCGGAGGAGTGAAGAAGCCGCATCGTTACCGTCCGGGAACGGTGGCCCTCCGAGAAATCCGTCGCTACCAGAAGTCGACCGAGCTGCTCATCCGCAAGCTGCCCTTCCAGCGCTTGGTGCGTGAGATCGCCCAGGACTTCAAGACCGATCTCCGCTTCCAGAGCTCAGCCGTGATGGCGCTGCAGGAAGCCAGCGAGGCGTACCTGGTTGGTCTGTTCGAAGACACGAATCTGTGCGCCATCCACGCCAAGCGCGTCACTATCATGCCCAAGGACATCCAGCTGGCCCGTCGCATCCGCGGAGAGCGTGCCTAA
- the LOC121601574 gene encoding histone H4: MTGRGKGGKGLGKGGAKRHRKVLRDNIQGITKPAIRRLARRGGVKRISGLIYEETRGVLKVFLENVIRDAVTYTEHAKRKTVTAMDVVYALKRQGRTLYGFGG, translated from the coding sequence ATGACTGGaagaggaaagggaggaaaaggcCTGGGTAAAGGAGGAGCCAAGCGTCACCGAAAAGTGCTGCGAGATAACATCCAGGGCATTACCAAGCCCGCCATCCGCCGTTTGGCTCGGCGTGGAGGAGTGAAACGTATCTCCGGCCTCATCTACGAGGAAACCCGTGGCGTGCTGAAAGTGTTTCTTGAGAATGTGATCCGTGATGCGGTCACTTACACTGAACACGCCAAGCGTAAGACCGTCACCGCTATGGATGTGGTGTATGCTCTGAAGCGTCAGGGCCGTACTCTGTACGGTTTTGGAGGTTAA
- the LOC121601564 gene encoding histone H2A — protein sequence MSGRGKGGKVKGKAKSRSNRAGLQFPVGRIHRLLRKGNYAERVGAGAPVYLAAVMEYLAAEVLELAGNAARDNKKTRIIPRHLQLAIRNDEELNKLLSGVTIAQGGVLPNIQAVLLPKKTEKKA from the coding sequence ATGTCTGGCcgtggaaagggaggaaaggtaAAGGGAAAGGCAAAGTCCCGCTCCAACCGTGCCGGTCTTCAGTTCCCCGTTGGCCGTATTCATCGTCTCCTGCGCAAGGGTAACTATGCCGAGCGCGTCGGTGCCGGAGCGCCCGTGTATCTGGCAGCCGTCATGGAGTACTTGGCCGCTGAAGTGCTTGAGTTGgccggaaacgctgcccgTGACAACAAGAAGACGCGCATCATCCCGCGTCATCTGCAGCTGGCCATCCGCAACGACGAGGAGTTGAACAAGCTGCTGTCCGGAGTAACCATCGCTCAGGGTGGTGTGCTGCCCAACATTcaggccgtgctgctgcccaagAAGACCGAAAAGAAGGCTTAA
- the LOC121601566 gene encoding histone H2B has protein sequence MAPKTSGKAAKKSGKAQKNISKSDKKKKRKTRKESYAIYIYKVLKQVHPDTGISSKAMSIMNSFVNDIFERIAAEASRLAHYNKRSTITSREIQTAVRLLLPGELAKHAVSEGTKAVTKYTSSK, from the coding sequence ATGGCACCCAAAACCAGTGGAAAAGCTGCAAAGAAGTCTGGCAAAGcccagaaaaatatttccaagtccgacaagaaaaagaagcgcaaGACCCGCAAGGAAAGCTACGCTATTTACATCTACAAAGTGTTGAAGCAAGTCCACCCGGATACTGGCATCTCTTCGAAGGCCATGAGCATCATGAACAGTTTCGTCAACGATATCTTCGAACGCATTGCTGCTGAGGCGTCCCGCTTGGCGCACTACAACAAACGTTCGACGATCACGTCCCGCGAAATCCAAACCGCTgttcgtctgctgctgcctggtgAGCTTGCCAAGCACGCCGTCTCCGAAGGAACGAAGGCTGTCACAAAGTACACCAGCTCGAAGTAA